A genomic window from Pseudocitrobacter corydidari includes:
- a CDS encoding pyrimidine (deoxy)nucleoside triphosphate diphosphatase, translating into MLKTIDVVAAIIEQNGKILLAQRPAHADQAGMWELAGGKVEHGESQPQALIRELREELGIIAQPTRYIASHQREVSGRIIHLHAWHVPVYEGEIVAHEHSALVWCLPDEALGYELAPADVPLLEAFITLRDAR; encoded by the coding sequence ATGCTAAAAACCATTGATGTTGTCGCCGCCATTATCGAACAAAATGGAAAAATCCTTCTCGCCCAGCGCCCTGCTCACGCCGATCAGGCCGGAATGTGGGAGTTAGCCGGGGGAAAAGTGGAACACGGCGAAAGCCAGCCGCAAGCGCTGATCCGCGAGTTACGTGAAGAGTTAGGTATTATCGCGCAACCCACCCGCTACATCGCCAGCCACCAGCGTGAGGTCTCCGGGCGAATTATTCATCTGCACGCCTGGCACGTTCCGGTTTACGAGGGTGAGATCGTCGCCCACGAACATAGCGCGCTCGTGTGGTGCCTCCCGGATGAAGCACTCGGTTATGAGCTTGCACCCGCCGATGTCCCACTGCTTGAGGCATTTATCACTTTACGCGACGCCAGATAA
- a CDS encoding DUF1496 domain-containing protein has translation MKTQWLAGLLVVMAGAAFARPQVEVNVPPEVFNTQGKNVQNCSQCCVYQNEYYSEGAVINTDGGLLQCLRDEKTLSTNPLIWRRVK, from the coding sequence ATGAAAACGCAATGGCTGGCAGGGTTACTGGTGGTAATGGCGGGAGCCGCATTCGCGCGCCCGCAGGTGGAGGTGAATGTGCCCCCCGAGGTGTTCAACACACAGGGGAAAAACGTGCAGAATTGTAGCCAGTGCTGTGTGTATCAGAATGAATATTATTCCGAAGGCGCGGTCATTAACACCGATGGCGGCCTGTTACAGTGCCTGCGAGACGAGAAAACCCTCAGCACCAACCCGCTTATCTGGCGTCGCGTAAAGTGA
- the gdhA gene encoding NADP-specific glutamate dehydrogenase, with the protein MDQVGSLENFLAHVQQRDPHQTEFSQAVREVMTTLWPFLEQNPQYRRLSLLERLVEPERVIQFRVVWVDDRNQVQVNRAWRVQFSSAIGPFKGGMRFHPSVNLSILKFLGFEQTFKNALTTLPMGGGKGGSDFDPKGKSEGEVMRFCQALMTELYRHLGADTDVPAGDIGVGGREVGFMAGMMKKLSNNTACVFTGKGLSFGGSLIRPEATGYGLVYFTEAMLKRHGLGFEGMRVSVSGSGNVAQYAIEKAMEFGARVVTASDSSGTVVDESGFTKEKLARLIEIKASRDGRVADYAREFDLVYLEGQQPWSVPVDIALPCATQNELDTDAARVLIANGVKAVAEGANMPTTIEATELFLEAGVLFAPGKAANAGGVATSGLEMAQNAARLGWKAEKVDARLHHIMLDIHHACVEHGGESKQTNYVQGANIAGFVKVADAMLSQGVI; encoded by the coding sequence ATGGATCAGGTTGGCTCTCTGGAAAACTTCCTTGCCCACGTTCAGCAACGCGACCCACACCAGACAGAATTCTCTCAGGCCGTACGCGAAGTCATGACCACTCTTTGGCCATTTCTGGAACAGAACCCGCAATATCGTCGCCTCTCGCTGCTCGAAAGGCTGGTTGAACCAGAGCGCGTGATCCAGTTTCGCGTGGTATGGGTGGACGATCGCAATCAGGTACAGGTAAACCGCGCATGGCGCGTTCAGTTCAGTTCGGCAATTGGGCCGTTCAAAGGCGGGATGCGTTTCCACCCTTCCGTTAACCTGTCTATTCTGAAATTCCTCGGCTTCGAGCAAACCTTCAAAAATGCCCTGACCACCCTGCCTATGGGCGGCGGCAAAGGCGGCAGCGATTTTGACCCCAAAGGCAAAAGCGAAGGCGAAGTGATGCGCTTCTGTCAGGCGCTGATGACTGAACTCTATCGTCATCTTGGCGCAGACACCGACGTCCCGGCGGGCGATATCGGCGTGGGCGGTCGCGAAGTCGGCTTTATGGCTGGCATGATGAAAAAACTCTCCAACAACACCGCCTGCGTGTTTACCGGCAAAGGTCTTTCGTTCGGCGGCAGCCTGATTCGCCCGGAAGCCACCGGTTACGGGCTGGTTTATTTCACCGAAGCGATGCTTAAACGTCACGGTTTGGGCTTTGAAGGCATGCGCGTATCGGTTTCCGGCTCCGGTAACGTCGCGCAATACGCGATTGAAAAAGCGATGGAATTCGGCGCACGTGTGGTTACCGCATCCGACTCCAGCGGCACCGTGGTGGATGAAAGCGGCTTCACCAAAGAGAAACTGGCGCGTCTGATTGAAATCAAAGCCAGCCGCGACGGTCGCGTGGCCGATTACGCGCGTGAATTTGACCTGGTGTATCTGGAAGGTCAGCAGCCGTGGTCCGTACCGGTTGATATCGCCCTGCCGTGCGCCACGCAGAACGAGCTGGATACCGATGCGGCTCGCGTACTGATTGCTAACGGCGTCAAAGCCGTTGCCGAAGGTGCGAATATGCCAACCACCATCGAAGCCACCGAACTGTTCCTTGAAGCAGGCGTGCTGTTTGCACCGGGTAAAGCGGCGAACGCGGGCGGCGTGGCAACGTCAGGACTGGAGATGGCGCAAAACGCCGCGCGTCTGGGCTGGAAAGCCGAGAAAGTCGATGCGCGTCTGCACCACATCATGCTGGATATTCACCATGCCTGCGTCGAGCATGGCGGCGAAAGCAAGCAAACCAACTACGTGCAGGGCGCGAACATCGCAGGCTTCGTGAAAGTTGCCGATGCAATGCTATCACAGGGTGTGATTTAA
- a CDS encoding DNA topoisomerase III, which yields MRLFIAEKPSLARAIADVLPKPHRKGDGYIECGNGQVVTWCIGHLLEQAQPDAYDSRYARWNLQDLPIVPEKWQLQPRPSVTKQLNVIKRFLHEASEVIHAGDPDREGQLLVDEVLDYLSLAPEKRQQVQRCLINDLNPQAVERAITRLRANSDFIPLCVSALARARADWLYGINMTRAYTILGRNAGYNGVLSVGRVQTPVLGLVVRRDEEIENFVAKDFFEVKAHIVTPEDERFTAVWQPSEACEPYQDEEGRLLHRALADHVVKRIEGQPAIVTAYNDKRESESAPLPFSLSALQIEAAKRFGLSAQNVLDICQKLYETHKLITYPRSDSRYLPEEHFAGRHAVLNAIGVHAPDLLPQPVVNPDTRNRCWDDKKVDAHHAIIPTARSSNVNLTENESKIYTLVARQYLMQFCPDAVFRKCQIDLDIANGKFIAKARFLAEAGWRTLLGGKERDEENDGTPLPVVAKSDELLCEKGEVVERQTQPPRHFTDATLLSAMTGIARFVQDKDLKKILRATDGLGTEATRAGIIELLFKRGFLTKKGRYIHSTDAGKALFHSLPEMATRPDMTAHWESILTQISEKQCRYQDFMQPLVGTLYQLIDQARSTPVRRFRGIVAPGGAAGEKKKSAPRKRSAKKSPPSDEMGSGAIA from the coding sequence ATGCGCCTGTTTATTGCGGAAAAACCGAGCCTGGCGCGTGCCATTGCCGATGTACTACCTAAACCCCATCGAAAGGGCGACGGCTATATCGAATGCGGCAACGGTCAGGTGGTGACCTGGTGTATTGGCCATCTACTCGAACAGGCGCAGCCGGACGCGTATGACAGCCGTTATGCGCGCTGGAATTTGCAGGATTTGCCGATAGTCCCGGAGAAGTGGCAGCTTCAGCCGCGCCCGTCGGTGACAAAGCAGCTCAACGTTATTAAGCGCTTTTTGCACGAGGCCAGCGAAGTCATTCACGCAGGAGACCCCGACAGAGAAGGGCAACTGCTGGTGGATGAAGTGCTGGACTACCTCTCGCTGGCGCCCGAAAAGCGCCAGCAGGTGCAACGCTGTTTGATCAACGACCTGAACCCGCAGGCGGTGGAGCGGGCGATTACGCGCCTGCGCGCCAACAGCGACTTCATTCCGCTGTGCGTTTCCGCGCTGGCTCGCGCCCGTGCCGACTGGCTTTACGGTATCAATATGACCCGCGCTTACACTATTTTAGGGCGTAACGCGGGATATAACGGCGTGCTCTCCGTGGGGCGGGTACAAACGCCGGTGCTGGGGCTGGTGGTGCGTCGTGATGAAGAGATTGAAAACTTTGTCGCCAAAGATTTCTTCGAAGTGAAGGCGCACATTGTCACCCCGGAAGACGAGCGTTTCACCGCCGTCTGGCAGCCGAGCGAAGCCTGCGAGCCGTATCAGGACGAAGAGGGGCGATTGCTGCATCGCGCGCTGGCCGATCACGTGGTCAAGCGCATCGAAGGTCAGCCGGCGATCGTTACGGCCTATAACGATAAACGGGAATCAGAATCCGCCCCGTTGCCTTTCTCGCTTTCCGCATTGCAGATTGAGGCCGCCAAACGTTTCGGCCTGAGCGCGCAGAATGTGCTTGATATCTGCCAGAAGCTGTACGAAACCCACAAACTGATTACTTACCCACGTTCGGATAGCCGTTATTTGCCCGAAGAGCATTTCGCCGGGCGACATGCGGTGCTGAATGCGATAGGCGTCCACGCGCCGGATCTTTTGCCGCAACCGGTGGTGAATCCGGACACGCGCAACCGCTGCTGGGATGACAAAAAGGTTGACGCGCACCACGCAATTATCCCTACTGCGCGGTCGAGCAACGTCAATCTGACGGAAAACGAATCGAAGATTTACACCCTGGTGGCGCGTCAGTATCTGATGCAGTTCTGCCCGGACGCGGTTTTCCGCAAGTGTCAGATAGACCTTGATATTGCTAATGGTAAATTTATCGCTAAGGCGCGTTTTCTTGCCGAAGCAGGCTGGCGTACGCTGCTCGGCGGGAAAGAACGCGATGAAGAGAACGACGGTACGCCGTTGCCGGTGGTTGCCAAAAGCGATGAACTGCTGTGCGAAAAAGGAGAAGTGGTGGAACGGCAAACCCAGCCGCCGCGCCACTTCACCGACGCAACCCTGCTGTCGGCTATGACCGGTATCGCGCGTTTTGTGCAGGATAAAGATCTGAAAAAGATCCTGCGTGCAACGGATGGCCTCGGCACCGAAGCGACGCGCGCAGGGATTATCGAACTGTTGTTTAAACGCGGCTTCCTGACTAAAAAGGGGCGCTATATTCACTCGACTGACGCGGGCAAAGCGCTGTTCCACTCGCTGCCGGAAATGGCGACACGGCCTGATATGACGGCGCACTGGGAGTCAATCCTGACGCAAATCAGCGAAAAACAGTGCCGCTATCAGGACTTTATGCAGCCGCTGGTGGGCACGCTGTATCAACTGATTGATCAGGCCCGCAGTACGCCGGTCAGACGTTTCCGCGGCATTGTCGCGCCGGGCGGTGCGGCGGGTGAGAAGAAAAAGAGCGCCCCGCGTAAACGTAGCGCGAAAAAAAGCCCGCCATCAGATGAAATGGGCAGTGGGGCGATAGCGTAA
- the selD gene encoding selenide, water dikinase SelD encodes MSEQAIRLTQYSHGAGCGCKISPKVLETILHSEQAKFVDPNLLVGNETRDDAAVYDLGNGTSIISTTDFFMPIVDNPFDFGRIAATNAISDIFAMGGKPIMAIAILGWPINTLAPEIARDVIDGGRFACQQAGIALAGGHSIDAPEPIFGLAVTGVVPTERVKKNSTAQAGCKLFLTKPLGIGVLTTAEKKSLLKPEHQGLATEVMCQMNLAGAAFANIDGVKAMTDVTGFGLLGHLSEMCQGAGVQAQVNFADVPKLPGVEEYIAQGAVPGGTGRNFASYGHLMGEMPDEWRSLLCDPQTSGGLLLAVTPEAEQEVQAAAAEYGITLTSIGGLVEARAGRPMIEIR; translated from the coding sequence ATGAGCGAGCAAGCCATTCGTTTAACACAGTACAGCCACGGAGCCGGTTGCGGTTGTAAAATTTCCCCGAAAGTGCTGGAAACCATCCTGCATAGCGAACAGGCGAAGTTTGTCGACCCGAACCTGCTTGTCGGCAATGAAACCCGTGATGACGCGGCAGTGTACGACCTCGGCAACGGCACATCGATTATCAGTACCACCGATTTCTTCATGCCGATCGTTGATAACCCGTTTGATTTTGGCCGTATCGCGGCCACTAACGCCATCAGCGATATCTTCGCGATGGGCGGCAAACCGATTATGGCGATTGCGATTCTCGGCTGGCCAATCAACACCCTGGCCCCGGAAATCGCCCGCGACGTGATCGACGGCGGGCGCTTTGCCTGTCAGCAAGCGGGTATCGCCCTGGCGGGCGGCCACTCTATTGATGCGCCGGAGCCTATTTTCGGGCTGGCGGTCACGGGTGTCGTGCCGACCGAGCGCGTGAAGAAAAACAGCACCGCGCAGGCGGGCTGCAAACTTTTCCTCACCAAGCCGCTGGGGATTGGCGTACTCACCACCGCTGAAAAGAAATCGCTGCTGAAACCTGAACATCAGGGGCTGGCAACGGAAGTGATGTGCCAGATGAACCTGGCTGGCGCGGCCTTCGCCAATATTGATGGCGTCAAAGCGATGACGGACGTCACCGGTTTTGGTCTGCTGGGACACCTCAGCGAAATGTGCCAGGGCGCTGGCGTACAGGCGCAGGTGAATTTTGCCGATGTGCCGAAACTGCCGGGCGTGGAAGAGTACATCGCGCAGGGCGCGGTGCCGGGTGGTACCGGGCGCAACTTCGCCAGCTATGGTCACCTGATGGGTGAGATGCCGGACGAATGGCGTTCGCTGCTGTGCGATCCGCAAACCTCTGGCGGCCTGCTGTTGGCGGTCACGCCGGAAGCCGAGCAAGAGGTGCAGGCTGCGGCGGCGGAGTATGGCATTACCTTAACGTCGATTGGTGGTCTGGTTGAGGCCCGCGCGGGTCGCCCGATGATTGAGATCCGCTAA
- the phoC gene encoding acid phosphatase PhoC, whose amino-acid sequence MKKRIIALCLATLFTSSAFALAPAGNDATTKPDLYYLKNAQAIDSLALLPPPPAVGSIAFLNDQAMYEQGRLLRNTERGKLAVEDANLSGGGVANAFSGAFGSPITEKDAPQLHKLLTNMIEDAGDLATRGAKEKYMRIRPFAFYGVPTCNTTEQDKLSKNGSYPSGHTSIGWATALVLAEINPDRQNEILKRGYELGESRVICGYHWQSDVDAARIVGSAVVATLHTNPAFQQQLQKAKDEFAKQHKS is encoded by the coding sequence ATGAAAAAACGCATTATCGCCCTTTGCCTGGCAACACTCTTTACGTCCAGCGCTTTTGCTCTTGCTCCGGCCGGGAACGACGCCACCACCAAACCAGACCTCTATTATCTGAAAAATGCGCAAGCCATTGATAGCCTCGCTCTGCTGCCGCCTCCGCCAGCCGTAGGGAGCATCGCATTCCTGAACGATCAGGCGATGTATGAACAAGGCCGCCTGCTGCGCAATACCGAACGCGGTAAGCTGGCGGTGGAAGATGCAAACCTGAGCGGCGGCGGCGTGGCGAATGCCTTCTCCGGCGCGTTTGGATCGCCGATCACCGAAAAAGATGCACCGCAGTTGCACAAACTGCTGACCAACATGATTGAGGACGCGGGCGACCTGGCAACCCGTGGTGCCAAAGAGAAATACATGCGCATTCGTCCGTTCGCTTTCTATGGCGTACCGACCTGTAACACCACCGAGCAGGATAAGCTGTCGAAAAACGGTTCTTATCCGTCTGGCCACACGTCTATCGGCTGGGCCACCGCGCTGGTGCTGGCAGAGATTAACCCGGACCGTCAGAACGAGATTTTAAAACGTGGGTATGAGCTGGGCGAAAGCCGTGTGATCTGCGGTTACCACTGGCAGAGCGACGTAGATGCCGCGCGCATCGTCGGTTCCGCTGTTGTTGCTACGCTGCATACCAACCCGGCGTTCCAGCAGCAGTTGCAAAAAGCGAAAGACGAATTCGCTAAACAGCATAAGTCTTAA
- a CDS encoding NAD(P)H nitroreductase, whose amino-acid sequence MDALELLVNRRSASRLADPAPAGEQLENILRAGMRAPDHGTLQPWQFFIIEGEGRERFSQLLEKGAIDAGSDEKAIDKARNAPFRAPLIIAVVAKCQPHHKVPKWEQEMSAGCAVMAMQMAAVAQGFNGIWRSGALTDSPVVREGLKCGEHDKIVGFLYLGTPQLKASTSVSVPDTAPFVVRF is encoded by the coding sequence ATGGACGCACTTGAATTACTGGTAAATCGCCGTAGCGCTTCCCGCCTGGCTGACCCTGCGCCAGCCGGTGAGCAACTGGAAAATATCCTGCGAGCCGGGATGCGTGCCCCGGATCACGGCACGCTACAGCCGTGGCAGTTTTTTATCATCGAGGGAGAAGGCCGCGAACGTTTCAGCCAGTTGCTGGAAAAAGGCGCAATTGACGCGGGCAGCGATGAGAAAGCGATTGATAAAGCACGTAATGCGCCATTCCGTGCACCGCTGATTATCGCGGTAGTGGCGAAGTGTCAGCCACATCACAAAGTGCCAAAATGGGAACAGGAGATGTCGGCAGGCTGCGCGGTGATGGCAATGCAGATGGCGGCGGTTGCGCAGGGTTTTAACGGTATCTGGCGCAGCGGTGCGTTAACCGATAGCCCGGTGGTGCGTGAAGGGCTGAAGTGCGGGGAACACGATAAAATCGTCGGTTTTCTCTACTTAGGCACGCCACAACTGAAGGCGTCTACCTCCGTGTCGGTGCCGGATACGGCCCCGTTTGTGGTGCGTTTCTGA
- the sppA gene encoding signal peptide peptidase SppA, with protein MRTLWRFIAGFFKWTWRLLNFVRELVLNLFFIFLVLVGVGIWMQLSSTPESNSTRGALLMDISGVIVDKPSASSKLGVIGRQLFGSSSDRLQENSLFDIVLAIRQAKDDRNITGIVLDLKNFAGGDQPSMQYIGKALREFRDSGKPVYAVGDSYSQGQYYLASFANKIWLSPQGVVDLHGFATNGLYYKSLLEKLKVSTHVFRVGTYKSAVEPFIRDDMSPAARDADSRWIGELWQNYLNTVAANRKITAQQVFPGAQAMLDGLTKVDGDTAKYALDSKLVDSLGSSAEIEKALSKEFGWSKADKNYRAVSIYDYALKTPADTGSSIAVVFANGAIMDGEETPGNVGGDTTAAQIRDARLDPKVKAIVLRVNSPGGSVSASEVIRAELAAAKDAGKPVVVSMGGMAASGGYWISTPASYIVANPSTLTGSIGIFGVINTVENSLDSIGVHTDGVATSPLADVSMTKTLPPEVQQMMQLTIENGYKRFITLVAQSRHSTPEQIDKIAQGHVWTGQDAKANGLVDSLGDFDDAVAKAAELAKLKAWHIDYYQSEPTFFDMVMDSVSGSVRASLPQALQAYLPAPLASAAKEVKAETDKLAAFNDPQNRYAFCLTCANIR; from the coding sequence ATGCGAACCCTATGGCGTTTTATCGCCGGATTCTTTAAATGGACGTGGCGATTACTCAATTTTGTCCGCGAACTGGTGCTGAATCTGTTCTTTATTTTCCTCGTGCTGGTTGGCGTGGGGATCTGGATGCAGCTTAGCAGCACGCCTGAAAGCAACAGCACGCGCGGCGCGTTGTTGATGGACATCAGCGGCGTGATTGTCGATAAGCCTTCAGCCAGCAGTAAGCTGGGCGTGATTGGTCGTCAGCTGTTTGGATCAAGCTCCGATCGTTTACAGGAAAACTCGCTGTTCGATATCGTCCTGGCTATCCGCCAGGCGAAAGATGACCGCAATATCACCGGTATCGTGCTGGATCTCAAGAACTTCGCCGGGGGCGATCAGCCTTCGATGCAGTATATCGGCAAAGCGCTGCGCGAGTTCCGCGACAGCGGTAAGCCGGTTTACGCTGTGGGCGACAGCTACAGCCAGGGTCAGTATTACCTCGCGAGCTTTGCCAATAAAATCTGGCTCTCGCCACAGGGCGTGGTTGACCTGCACGGTTTTGCCACCAACGGCCTCTATTACAAATCCCTGCTTGAGAAGCTGAAAGTTTCTACGCATGTATTCCGCGTCGGCACTTATAAATCCGCCGTTGAGCCATTTATTCGCGATGATATGTCCCCTGCCGCGCGTGATGCCGACAGCCGCTGGATTGGCGAGCTGTGGCAGAACTACCTGAATACGGTGGCAGCAAACCGCAAAATCACCGCGCAGCAGGTCTTCCCTGGCGCGCAGGCGATGCTTGATGGCCTGACCAAAGTGGACGGCGATACGGCAAAATATGCGCTTGATAGCAAACTGGTAGATTCCCTGGGCAGCAGCGCAGAAATCGAAAAAGCGCTCAGCAAAGAGTTTGGCTGGAGCAAAGCGGATAAAAACTACCGTGCAGTCAGCATTTACGACTATGCGCTGAAAACCCCGGCAGATACGGGTTCCAGCATCGCGGTCGTCTTTGCGAACGGTGCAATTATGGACGGTGAAGAAACGCCGGGGAACGTCGGCGGCGATACCACCGCGGCGCAAATCCGCGATGCGCGTCTTGACCCGAAAGTGAAAGCGATTGTTCTGCGCGTCAACAGCCCTGGCGGCAGCGTCAGCGCCTCCGAAGTGATCCGCGCAGAACTGGCTGCGGCGAAAGATGCGGGTAAACCGGTTGTGGTATCGATGGGCGGTATGGCGGCATCCGGCGGTTACTGGATCTCCACCCCGGCAAGCTACATCGTGGCGAACCCGAGTACGCTGACCGGCTCTATCGGTATCTTTGGCGTGATCAACACCGTGGAAAACTCGCTGGATTCCATCGGCGTACACACGGATGGCGTTGCCACTTCTCCGCTGGCAGATGTGTCGATGACCAAAACGCTGCCGCCGGAAGTGCAGCAGATGATGCAACTGACCATTGAGAACGGCTATAAACGCTTTATCACCCTGGTTGCGCAGTCGCGCCACAGCACGCCGGAGCAGATTGATAAAATCGCGCAGGGCCACGTATGGACCGGGCAGGATGCGAAAGCTAACGGACTGGTCGACAGCCTCGGTGATTTCGATGATGCGGTCGCCAAAGCCGCTGAACTGGCGAAGCTGAAAGCGTGGCACATTGACTACTATCAGTCTGAACCGACGTTCTTCGATATGGTGATGGATAGCGTCTCCGGCTCGGTGCGCGCCTCGCTGCCGCAGGCGTTGCAGGCGTATCTGCCTGCGCCGCTGGCCTCAGCCGCCAAAGAGGTGAAAGCCGAAACGGACAAGCTGGCCGCCTTCAATGACCCGCAAAATCGCTATGCGTTTTGCCTGACCTGCGCCAATATACGTTAA
- the ansA gene encoding asparaginase has protein sequence MQKKSIYVAYTGGTIGMQRSEHGYIPVSGHLQRQLALMPEFHRQEMPDFTIHEYQPLMDSSDMTPEDWQHIADDIKAHYDDYDGFVILHGTDTMAFTASALSFMLENLGKPVIVTGSQIPLAELRSDGQINLLNALYVAANYPINEVSLFFNNRLYRGNRTTKAHADGFDAFASPNLAPLLEAGIHIRRLGTPPAPSTSGELIVHPITPQPIGVVTIYPGISADVVRNFLRQPVKALILRSYGVGNAPQNGEFLKELTEASQRGIVVINLTQCMSGKVNMGGYATGNALAHAGVIGGADMTVEATLTKLHYLLSQNLDADAIRSAMQQNLRGELTPDD, from the coding sequence ATGCAAAAAAAATCCATTTACGTCGCCTATACCGGCGGTACCATCGGGATGCAGCGTTCCGAACACGGCTATATTCCTGTCTCTGGGCATCTGCAACGTCAGCTGGCGCTGATGCCAGAATTCCATCGCCAGGAGATGCCGGATTTCACCATCCATGAATATCAGCCCCTGATGGATTCTTCCGATATGACGCCGGAAGACTGGCAGCACATCGCCGATGATATCAAAGCGCACTACGATGATTATGATGGCTTCGTGATCCTTCACGGCACGGATACCATGGCCTTCACCGCTTCGGCGCTGTCGTTCATGCTGGAAAACCTGGGCAAACCGGTAATTGTGACAGGGTCACAAATCCCGCTCGCCGAGCTACGTTCGGATGGACAAATTAATTTGCTGAATGCCTTATACGTAGCGGCGAACTACCCGATCAACGAAGTCTCGTTGTTCTTCAATAACCGCCTCTATCGTGGCAACCGCACCACTAAAGCGCACGCCGACGGTTTTGATGCCTTCGCATCACCGAACCTGGCGCCGCTGCTGGAAGCGGGGATTCATATCCGCCGCCTGGGTACACCACCCGCGCCGAGCACCTCGGGCGAACTGATTGTCCATCCGATCACCCCGCAGCCAATTGGCGTGGTGACCATTTACCCCGGCATTTCCGCCGACGTGGTGCGCAACTTCCTGCGCCAGCCGGTGAAAGCGCTGATTCTGCGCTCTTACGGTGTCGGTAACGCGCCGCAAAACGGCGAGTTTTTAAAAGAGCTGACCGAAGCCAGCCAGCGCGGCATCGTGGTGATTAACCTGACGCAGTGCATGTCCGGCAAAGTCAATATGGGCGGCTACGCCACCGGCAACGCCCTCGCCCACGCAGGCGTGATTGGCGGTGCGGATATGACCGTCGAAGCCACGCTGACCAAACTGCACTATCTGTTAAGCCAGAACCTTGATGCCGACGCCATCCGCAGCGCCATGCAGCAAAACCTGCGCGGTGAGCTGACGCCAGACGACTAA
- the pncA gene encoding bifunctional nicotinamidase/pyrazinamidase, whose translation MKARALLLVDLQNDFCAGGALAVAEGDSTVDIANTLITWCKARGEAVVASQDWHPANHGSFASQHGVEPYTQGQLDGLPQTFWPDHCVQHSEGAELHPLLAQKSIDAVFHKGESVNIDSYSAFFDNGHRQKTALDAWLRHHEISELIVLGLATDYCVKFTVLDALELGYRVNVITDGCRGVNIQPQDSNQAFMEMAAAGATLYTLADWEETQG comes from the coding sequence ATGAAAGCACGAGCACTGTTACTGGTTGATCTGCAAAATGATTTCTGCGCAGGCGGCGCGCTTGCCGTTGCCGAAGGTGATAGTACGGTTGATATCGCCAATACGCTGATTACCTGGTGCAAAGCGCGCGGCGAAGCCGTTGTGGCGAGCCAGGACTGGCATCCCGCCAATCACGGTAGCTTTGCCAGCCAGCACGGCGTTGAGCCCTACACCCAGGGCCAACTTGACGGGCTGCCGCAAACCTTCTGGCCCGATCACTGCGTGCAACACAGCGAAGGTGCCGAATTGCACCCACTGCTGGCGCAGAAATCGATTGATGCGGTGTTTCATAAAGGCGAAAGCGTCAATATTGACAGCTACAGCGCATTCTTCGATAACGGTCATCGCCAGAAAACGGCGCTGGATGCGTGGCTGCGTCATCATGAAATCAGCGAGCTGATTGTGCTCGGTCTGGCAACCGACTACTGCGTGAAGTTCACCGTGCTGGATGCGCTGGAACTGGGGTATCGCGTGAACGTGATAACCGACGGCTGTCGCGGCGTGAATATCCAGCCGCAGGACAGCAATCAGGCGTTTATGGAGATGGCGGCAGCGGGCGCAACGCTCTATACGCTGGCGGACTGGGAAGAGACGCAGGGGTAA